One Glutamicibacter mishrai genomic window carries:
- a CDS encoding MATE family efflux transporter: protein MGSVSSSTPTESPKSISRQILALAVPALGALIAEPLFLMADSAIVGHLGVNELAGAALGTTVLQTAVGLMIFLAYATTPAVARAIGAGRPGQAMAAGRDGMWFAVALGVVLSLLGYFTARPLVQAMGSTGATTDFAVDYIHYSLPGLTAMLLVLAATGVLRGMQDTKTPLVVATAGFGLNIVLNFVLVYGAHMSVAGAALGTSIAQWLMAAVYLWMLLPRIRQQGISLAPSWAGFISTGQVGSWLMLRNLTMRAALLLTVFVATSSGTQTLAAHQLVFTIFSFLAFALDALAIAAQAMIGQELGRGDAQRVRELTAIMSRWGIYFGVVTGLLLFATSWVFPMMFTADEQIRQLTTVGLWVLALSQPLCGLVFVLDGVLIGAGDARYLGIVGAVNLVVYAPMLWAVMAFTSDPHSAIWWIWVAFALGFMASRGITLWVRARGTAWMRLGH from the coding sequence GTGGGAAGCGTGAGTTCCTCAACCCCAACCGAATCCCCGAAGTCGATTTCTCGGCAGATCCTTGCCCTTGCCGTTCCGGCCCTCGGCGCGCTGATCGCCGAGCCATTGTTCTTGATGGCCGATTCAGCCATCGTGGGACACCTCGGGGTCAACGAATTGGCAGGGGCCGCTTTGGGAACCACGGTCCTGCAGACCGCCGTAGGCCTGATGATCTTCTTGGCCTATGCCACCACTCCTGCGGTCGCCCGGGCCATCGGCGCCGGCCGGCCAGGACAGGCCATGGCCGCCGGGCGCGATGGCATGTGGTTCGCGGTGGCACTTGGCGTCGTGCTCTCGTTGCTGGGCTACTTCACGGCCAGGCCTTTGGTGCAGGCCATGGGATCCACGGGTGCCACCACCGATTTCGCGGTGGACTATATTCACTACTCCTTGCCCGGCCTCACCGCCATGCTGCTGGTACTGGCAGCGACCGGCGTGCTTCGCGGCATGCAAGATACCAAGACTCCACTGGTGGTCGCTACCGCCGGCTTCGGGCTGAACATCGTCTTGAACTTCGTCCTGGTCTACGGGGCGCACATGTCCGTGGCCGGCGCAGCCCTGGGTACTTCGATTGCCCAGTGGCTGATGGCTGCGGTCTATTTGTGGATGCTCTTGCCGCGGATCCGCCAACAGGGAATCTCGCTGGCGCCAAGCTGGGCCGGATTCATCTCCACCGGGCAGGTCGGTTCCTGGCTGATGCTGCGCAACCTAACCATGCGCGCGGCGTTGCTGCTCACGGTCTTTGTGGCCACATCATCCGGTACCCAAACCCTGGCCGCTCACCAACTGGTATTCACGATCTTCAGCTTCCTGGCTTTTGCCCTTGATGCTCTGGCCATTGCCGCCCAGGCGATGATCGGCCAGGAACTGGGCCGCGGTGATGCGCAACGGGTCCGCGAGCTGACCGCCATCATGAGCCGCTGGGGCATCTACTTCGGTGTGGTGACCGGGCTGCTGCTGTTCGCCACCTCATGGGTCTTCCCGATGATGTTCACCGCGGACGAGCAGATCCGCCAGCTGACGACGGTGGGTCTCTGGGTGCTGGCCCTGTCCCAGCCCTTGTGTGGACTGGTCTTCGTGCTCGACGGGGTGCTGATCGGTGCCGGGGATGCCCGTTACCTGGGTATCGTGGGCGCGGTGAACCTGGTGGTGTACGCGCCGATGCTCTGGGCGGTCATGGCATTCACTAGCGACCCGCACTCGGCGATCTGGTGGATCTGGGTGGCCTTTGCGCTGGGGTTCATGGCATCACGCGGCATCACGCTGTGGGTGCGTGCCCGAGGAACCGCGTGGATGCGTTTGGGCCACTAA
- a CDS encoding MBL fold metallo-hydrolase produces MSQEHLDRWQCAGCAVEFPPGRPPEGLCPICTDERQYIPGGTQRWVRTEDLVAAGHELTLTELEPGLTAISSPEIGIGQSALLVETTGGNLLFDIPGLITDQIVAWLQSRGGLAGIVASHPHMYGVQQQYSQAFDDTPIYVAHLDAHWVQYSSAAIKIWRDPFEVLPGLTLKQVGGHFPGSTVACWEVGADGRGVLLAGDAIFPVADGNVTFLRSYPNRIPLSATVVRRMAKKLEEVEFDRLYNNFASCVRSDAQRIVQFSADRYSRWVSGEFDHLT; encoded by the coding sequence ATGAGCCAGGAACATCTTGACCGGTGGCAGTGCGCTGGATGTGCTGTGGAGTTCCCTCCGGGCAGGCCTCCCGAAGGCCTGTGCCCTATCTGCACCGACGAGCGCCAGTACATTCCCGGTGGCACCCAACGGTGGGTGCGGACCGAGGACTTGGTCGCGGCCGGGCACGAGTTGACGCTGACTGAACTTGAGCCGGGTCTGACCGCTATCTCTTCGCCGGAAATCGGCATTGGCCAAAGCGCCCTTCTCGTGGAAACCACCGGAGGAAATCTGCTCTTTGATATTCCGGGGTTGATCACAGATCAGATCGTTGCCTGGCTTCAGTCCCGTGGCGGGCTGGCCGGGATCGTTGCCAGCCATCCGCATATGTATGGAGTTCAGCAACAGTACAGCCAGGCTTTTGATGATACGCCGATCTATGTGGCGCATCTTGATGCCCATTGGGTGCAATATTCATCGGCAGCAATCAAAATATGGCGGGATCCATTTGAAGTCCTGCCGGGTCTGACCTTGAAGCAAGTGGGCGGCCATTTTCCGGGAAGCACTGTCGCTTGCTGGGAAGTCGGCGCTGATGGGCGCGGAGTCCTGCTAGCCGGTGACGCCATCTTCCCGGTGGCCGATGGCAATGTGACTTTTCTGCGCAGTTACCCGAACCGCATTCCGCTCTCCGCCACGGTGGTTCGGCGTATGGCCAAGAAGCTCGAAGAGGTGGAATTCGACCGCCTTTACAACAACTTTGCGTCCTGCGTTCGTTCCGATGCGCAGCGCATCGTACAGTTTTCCGCAGATCGCTATTCCCGCTGGGTTTCGGGCGAATTCGACCATCTCACCTAG
- a CDS encoding enoyl-CoA hydratase/isomerase family protein — MPSLQITDQIAVLDLGSEENRFSDDWVTEVESLIDQAVAQQALGFVTIGSGKFYSNGLDVDESANDIDLDPAYLRAVQALYGKVLALPMPTVAAVNGHAFGAGALLSMAHDYRIMREDRGFFCFPEVQVGIVFPPGMAALAQSKLDPRTARTAMLSGHRYAAEKALELGLVDATAPQDQLMEQARALAASNAVQNPAALGKIKEVMYADVLAKLAGA, encoded by the coding sequence ATGCCCAGCCTTCAGATCACTGATCAGATAGCGGTCCTCGACCTTGGTTCGGAGGAAAACAGATTCAGTGACGACTGGGTCACTGAGGTCGAGTCACTGATCGATCAGGCGGTAGCCCAGCAAGCTCTCGGATTCGTAACCATAGGCAGCGGGAAGTTCTACTCGAACGGGCTGGACGTGGATGAGTCGGCTAATGACATCGATCTGGATCCGGCGTATTTGCGTGCCGTTCAAGCGTTGTACGGCAAAGTCCTCGCGTTGCCGATGCCCACGGTCGCTGCCGTCAACGGACATGCGTTCGGGGCCGGTGCACTGTTGAGCATGGCTCACGATTACCGGATCATGCGTGAGGACCGTGGGTTCTTCTGCTTCCCCGAGGTCCAGGTCGGAATCGTCTTCCCGCCGGGGATGGCTGCATTAGCGCAGAGCAAGCTGGATCCTCGCACGGCGCGCACCGCCATGCTCTCCGGCCATCGGTACGCCGCGGAGAAAGCACTGGAACTTGGACTCGTGGATGCCACCGCTCCCCAGGATCAGCTGATGGAACAGGCACGCGCCTTGGCCGCCTCGAATGCCGTTCAGAACCCGGCGGCCTTGGGGAAAATCAAAGAAGTCATGTATGCAGATGTTCTCGCCAAACTGGCAGGCGCCTAG
- a CDS encoding MFS transporter, whose amino-acid sequence MSFAGHEPRTPAYRGMLLALFASGVATFSQLYAVQGLLPVISEYFHITSSQVALAVSSATLGLALAVTPWAIISDRIGRRKVIGAALIASVLLGLLSTQSPNFESLVVIRFFEGVALAGVPGSALAFLVDEVSPKAVAVASGTYISGTTLGGLAGRLVASFIGEPAGWRWGVAAVSIMAGLATLFFLIKAPSAQGFSPIRGQSLKGITAKFGHALRGKMVLVYAQGFLLMGGFVAVYNYLAFRLEAAPYLIPSSLAALVFLAYLSGTYTSVASGKVVARIGRRNTLRLSILISAIGLALTLAGNLVVIVAGLLIFTAGFFAAHAVASGWVPVLASGARAQASSLYNLFYYVGSSVLGWLIGIPFMHLGWGSVVLSVVALQTLAMVLASFLSKKDPSLGS is encoded by the coding sequence GTGTCGTTCGCAGGACATGAACCACGCACCCCCGCCTACCGCGGGATGCTGCTAGCCCTCTTCGCCAGCGGTGTTGCGACCTTCTCGCAGCTCTACGCGGTGCAGGGGTTGCTGCCGGTCATCTCGGAATATTTCCACATCACTTCGTCCCAGGTCGCGTTGGCCGTCTCGTCAGCCACACTGGGACTGGCCCTGGCCGTGACACCGTGGGCCATCATCTCGGACCGCATTGGCCGGCGCAAAGTCATCGGTGCGGCATTGATTGCCTCGGTGCTGCTGGGATTGCTCAGCACCCAATCACCGAATTTCGAGTCGCTGGTGGTCATCCGATTCTTCGAGGGCGTGGCCTTGGCCGGTGTTCCCGGCTCTGCGTTGGCTTTCCTTGTCGACGAGGTCAGCCCGAAGGCAGTCGCCGTGGCCAGCGGCACCTATATTTCCGGAACCACGCTTGGCGGCCTGGCCGGACGCTTGGTGGCCAGCTTCATTGGCGAACCGGCAGGCTGGCGCTGGGGCGTTGCCGCCGTGAGCATCATGGCGGGGCTGGCGACGCTGTTCTTCTTGATCAAGGCACCATCGGCCCAAGGTTTCTCGCCCATCCGCGGGCAAAGCCTGAAGGGCATCACTGCGAAGTTCGGCCACGCGTTGCGCGGCAAAATGGTCTTGGTCTATGCCCAGGGATTCCTGCTAATGGGTGGCTTCGTTGCCGTCTACAACTACCTGGCCTTCCGCCTGGAAGCTGCGCCCTATCTCATTCCCTCTTCGCTGGCAGCCTTGGTATTCCTGGCCTATCTTTCCGGCACCTACACGTCAGTGGCCAGCGGCAAAGTGGTGGCCAGAATTGGACGGCGCAATACCCTGCGCCTGAGCATTCTCATCAGCGCCATCGGGCTTGCCCTGACCCTCGCCGGCAATCTCGTGGTCATTGTCGCCGGGCTCTTGATCTTTACCGCGGGATTCTTCGCCGCCCATGCTGTGGCCAGCGGCTGGGTTCCGGTTTTGGCTTCCGGCGCCCGCGCCCAAGCGTCCAGCCTCTACAACTTGTTCTACTACGTTGGCTCTTCGGTGCTGGGTTGGTTGATTGGCATCCCGTTCATGCACCTCGGCTGGGGCAGTGTCGTACTCAGTGTTGTTGCGCTTCAGACGTTGGCCATGGTGCTCGCTTCGTTCCTCTCCAAGAAGGATCCGTCGCTGGGCTCTTGA
- a CDS encoding CPBP family intramembrane glutamic endopeptidase yields the protein MQQWPEHPVHYMAVRPKQRVFNAGKFSKGDLLTVIAYLVFFIGGAASLIALIPGYMTAFPTQEQALFGINLILYVTFFILAMIQCGPQFFDSFKTMRYHPWAKWLMLPGGWLLTIMVNALIAGLTGQVVTSENQAALEGMATTVPLPVMLVVTALFGPFVEEYFFRHLLIGKLSRKINVWVCLIISTVLFAGIHFVGAGVGSWMEVVPYFMLGITMGLAYILSGKSMAYSYMLHVLNNTIALLVVYLIYPLLPAGV from the coding sequence ATGCAACAATGGCCAGAGCACCCAGTCCACTACATGGCTGTACGGCCAAAGCAACGAGTCTTCAATGCTGGAAAGTTCAGCAAGGGAGACCTGCTGACGGTCATCGCGTATCTGGTCTTCTTCATCGGCGGGGCCGCGAGCCTGATCGCGCTGATCCCCGGCTACATGACGGCGTTCCCCACCCAGGAACAGGCGCTCTTTGGCATCAACCTCATCCTGTATGTCACCTTCTTCATCCTCGCGATGATCCAGTGCGGACCGCAGTTCTTCGATTCCTTCAAGACCATGCGCTATCACCCGTGGGCCAAATGGCTGATGCTTCCCGGAGGCTGGCTGCTGACCATCATGGTCAACGCACTCATCGCCGGCCTGACCGGCCAGGTGGTGACCAGTGAAAACCAAGCGGCCCTGGAAGGGATGGCCACGACGGTGCCGCTTCCGGTGATGCTGGTGGTGACGGCACTCTTCGGCCCGTTTGTTGAAGAATACTTCTTCCGGCATCTGCTCATCGGCAAGCTCTCACGCAAGATCAACGTCTGGGTTTGCCTGATCATCTCCACCGTTCTCTTCGCCGGGATCCACTTTGTTGGAGCCGGCGTCGGGTCGTGGATGGAAGTGGTTCCCTACTTCATGCTCGGAATCACCATGGGGTTGGCCTACATCCTCAGTGGCAAGTCGATGGCCTATTCCTACATGCTGCACGTACTGAACAACACCATCGCGTTGCTGGTTGTGTACCTTATCTACCCGCTACTTCCTGCAGGAGTCTAA
- the aqpZ gene encoding aquaporin Z, whose translation MSDTSVPTVGAKLSAEFLGTFVLVFGGCGSAIFAAKVIADESINMGIGFVGVSLAFGLTVLVMAYAVGHISGGHFNPAVTLGTAFAGRTPWKDVGPYIVTQVVAASVAGAVLFWIASGKDGFSAVDSGFASNGYGDRSPDGYSLVAALVAEIVLTAIFLYVILGSTDERAPKGFAPIAIGLSLTLIHLVSIPVTNTSVNPARSLGVAWFAGPEALGQVWLFIVAPIIGAAIAGYTYKMLFPAFVDKGREGFDRN comes from the coding sequence ATGTCTGATACATCCGTGCCAACTGTGGGCGCAAAACTTTCAGCAGAATTCTTGGGCACATTCGTGCTGGTCTTCGGTGGCTGTGGTTCGGCCATCTTCGCAGCAAAGGTCATCGCCGATGAATCCATCAACATGGGAATCGGATTTGTTGGTGTCTCACTGGCCTTCGGTCTGACCGTGCTGGTCATGGCCTACGCTGTCGGCCACATCTCCGGCGGTCACTTCAACCCAGCCGTCACCCTGGGTACTGCCTTCGCTGGCCGTACCCCGTGGAAGGACGTTGGACCATACATCGTCACCCAGGTGGTCGCCGCTTCTGTTGCAGGTGCGGTGTTGTTCTGGATTGCCTCGGGCAAGGACGGGTTCAGCGCCGTTGATTCCGGATTCGCCTCCAACGGTTATGGCGACCGTTCCCCTGATGGCTATTCGCTGGTCGCGGCCTTGGTTGCAGAAATCGTGTTGACCGCCATCTTCCTCTACGTCATTCTGGGCTCCACCGACGAGCGTGCACCGAAGGGCTTCGCGCCCATCGCCATTGGCCTGTCACTGACCCTGATCCACTTGGTCTCGATCCCTGTCACCAATACTTCGGTCAACCCAGCTCGTTCGCTGGGTGTCGCCTGGTTCGCCGGGCCGGAAGCACTGGGCCAGGTATGGCTGTTCATCGTCGCGCCTATTATCGGCGCTGCGATTGCGGGCTACACCTACAAGATGCTGTTCCCGGCATTTGTCGACAAGGGCCGCGAAGGATTCGATCGCAACTAG
- a CDS encoding FUSC family protein translates to MAERSPFSLSLLPSLRHKLRPNTQWQLFLISHSPELRPALRVGLGLGIPGTALLLTERSDLLAYAVFGSVVGMYGRDPRRLQRLKDQLLGAALMLCAGICGIAVAPLGLHGWTLLAGGIFWAVLSSVVADRHGVKPGGAFFPLFAFGALGTLPVGETIAIDGLIAFVATALFSILLGQMARFGPAAEHGIKTLPIPWPNIGQRAATYLVVILVAGSIGIFLHAEHLQWTMAGAAVPLAAGNARGRIKRGAHRIAGTLAGIAVLLGLQLLEPSELVIGCCIILLMFPTEAYMVRNYGLALSFFTPLIILMLQLANPVIGIQMVWDCAMGNLLGVIVGIIVAAIIERRPRLQYSSGVVG, encoded by the coding sequence ATGGCCGAACGTTCACCGTTTTCGTTGAGCCTCTTGCCCTCTCTTCGACACAAGCTACGGCCAAACACACAATGGCAACTATTTTTGATCTCGCACAGCCCGGAACTCCGACCGGCACTTCGGGTGGGTTTAGGACTCGGTATTCCAGGCACCGCGCTGTTGTTGACGGAGCGCAGCGATCTTCTGGCCTATGCCGTCTTCGGATCTGTAGTCGGGATGTACGGGCGAGACCCGCGCAGATTACAACGGCTTAAAGATCAGCTACTGGGAGCGGCGCTGATGCTATGCGCCGGAATCTGTGGCATCGCCGTGGCACCACTGGGACTGCACGGATGGACTTTGTTAGCCGGCGGCATATTTTGGGCTGTACTGAGTTCAGTCGTGGCAGACCGCCACGGGGTGAAGCCCGGCGGAGCATTCTTTCCGCTCTTTGCCTTTGGTGCATTAGGTACCCTACCGGTGGGTGAAACCATTGCCATCGACGGGTTAATCGCTTTCGTTGCCACGGCACTGTTCAGCATTCTCTTGGGACAAATGGCGCGCTTCGGACCAGCTGCCGAACACGGCATAAAGACCCTGCCCATACCGTGGCCAAATATCGGACAGAGAGCCGCAACCTATCTAGTCGTCATCCTCGTGGCCGGAAGTATTGGTATTTTTCTGCACGCGGAACATCTGCAGTGGACGATGGCAGGAGCAGCCGTTCCGCTGGCTGCAGGTAATGCTCGGGGCCGAATCAAGCGGGGCGCTCATCGAATTGCCGGAACGCTGGCTGGCATCGCAGTGCTATTGGGACTTCAACTTCTGGAGCCCAGCGAACTGGTCATCGGGTGTTGCATCATCTTGCTCATGTTCCCCACCGAGGCCTACATGGTTCGAAACTACGGTCTCGCCCTGAGCTTCTTCACACCATTGATCATTCTCATGCTTCAGTTAGCGAACCCCGTGATTGGCATTCAGATGGTGTGGGACTGCGCCATGGGGAATCTGCTCGGTGTCATCGTCGGGATTATCGTCGCTGCCATCATTGAGCGGAGGCCAAGACTGCAATACTCCAGTGGAGTCGTTGGATGA
- a CDS encoding LysR family transcriptional regulator, giving the protein MMLRQLEYLIALSREQHFARAAEECAVSQPALSEGIRKLEKELGVPLVRRGHAFQGLTVEGQTVLKWARKLVKDHESLKQEVSHHEAGLNGTLRVGTVPAASSTVVALTNAFAREHPLVNIKVQASLHSAEIVRQIRNYELDAGLIYAQPQDVEGLRSFRLYSEEHVLLTSPQMQISPEQSSWTQALQLPLCLLDSSLRGRQVLDQALLQHGLKAKPRIECDSIVTLLAHVATGHWASIVPRQWLPPIGDLPDIVQTRLDDPKVTSEISLVMEDEEPLSLMSQALNRLIFEIFPQE; this is encoded by the coding sequence ATGATGCTTCGACAGCTGGAATACCTGATTGCGCTATCACGCGAGCAACACTTTGCTCGCGCAGCCGAGGAATGCGCTGTGTCTCAGCCTGCGCTCTCCGAAGGAATTAGAAAGCTCGAAAAGGAACTCGGGGTGCCGTTGGTCCGCCGTGGCCATGCCTTTCAAGGACTCACCGTCGAGGGGCAGACCGTGCTCAAGTGGGCACGAAAGCTCGTCAAGGATCACGAGTCACTGAAACAGGAAGTTTCGCATCACGAAGCCGGGCTGAACGGAACCCTTCGGGTAGGCACGGTTCCGGCGGCGTCATCAACCGTCGTGGCACTGACCAATGCTTTCGCCCGAGAACATCCACTGGTGAACATCAAGGTGCAGGCAAGTCTTCATTCGGCCGAGATCGTTCGACAGATCCGAAACTATGAACTTGATGCCGGGCTCATTTATGCGCAGCCACAAGACGTGGAAGGGCTGCGGAGTTTCAGATTGTATTCAGAAGAGCATGTGCTTCTTACTTCTCCGCAGATGCAGATCAGCCCGGAGCAGAGCTCTTGGACTCAAGCATTGCAGCTTCCCTTGTGTCTTCTTGATTCCTCGCTGCGTGGGCGACAGGTACTAGATCAAGCGCTGTTGCAGCACGGGCTGAAAGCAAAGCCACGAATTGAGTGCGACTCGATCGTGACCTTGTTGGCGCATGTTGCCACGGGGCACTGGGCGAGTATCGTTCCGCGCCAATGGTTGCCGCCGATTGGAGACCTGCCGGATATCGTGCAGACCCGGCTAGATGACCCGAAAGTTACGTCGGAAATTTCGTTGGTCATGGAAGATGAAGAACCGTTAAGTCTTATGTCTCAAGCGTTAAATCGGTTAATTTTTGAGATTTTTCCCCAAGAATAA
- a CDS encoding ABC transporter ATP-binding protein produces the protein MAKKQKNAEPEQLDSELAAIDEFEVAAGADDWSGGAPARKAEHFWPSAKRLVGLMSPYKWGMVLVFALITVYVVLSVVAPRVLGKAMDVIFAGLIGKNIPAGTPADVVIQQLRDSGQGTQADMLAKVDFVPGQGIDFTQLSQFILIVLSMYFVASVFSWASGWLLNKLVMRVVYNLRKDVEDKLNRLPLNYFDTRQRGDVLSRVTNDVDNIQNALQQALSQLVQSIMTVIGIVIMMFVVSWQMALIALVALPLSGVAAGVIGSRAQKLFTAQWKNTGALNGQIEESFSGHELMKVFGREDDMVDRFTARNEELYKASFGAQFVSGMIMPVMNFVSYLSYVGIAVVGGLRVASGAMSLGDATAFIQYSREFTQPLGQIAGVANMLQSGVASAERTFELLDAEEQDPEDAQATLPERTDGHVSFQDVSFSYTPEKPLIENLSFDADPGHTVAIVGPTGAGKTTLVNLVMRFYELNSGKIMVDNHDITQLSRADLRSKVGMVLQDAWLFGGTIMENIRYGRLDATDEEVIEAAKATFVDRFVRALPDGYDTIIDEEGTNVSAGEKQLITIARAFVANPSLLILDEATSSVDTRTELLVQQAMAALRSDRTSFVIAHRLSTIRDADTILVMEAGKIVEQGNHEQLLKTQGAYYRLYQSQFAGPAEDVDANPDTAAVPSVTAGAPVVADAAPETKEETE, from the coding sequence GTGGCGAAGAAACAGAAGAACGCGGAACCAGAGCAGCTTGATAGCGAGCTCGCCGCAATTGACGAATTTGAAGTCGCCGCCGGTGCAGATGACTGGAGCGGCGGTGCGCCAGCACGCAAAGCCGAGCACTTCTGGCCATCGGCCAAGCGCCTTGTAGGGCTGATGTCCCCTTATAAGTGGGGCATGGTTCTGGTCTTCGCATTGATCACCGTGTACGTGGTGCTCTCCGTGGTGGCCCCTCGCGTCCTGGGCAAGGCCATGGACGTGATCTTCGCCGGCTTGATCGGCAAGAACATCCCTGCCGGAACCCCGGCAGACGTGGTCATCCAGCAGCTGCGCGACTCGGGCCAGGGCACCCAGGCGGACATGCTCGCCAAGGTGGATTTCGTGCCTGGCCAGGGCATCGACTTCACCCAGCTCTCGCAGTTCATCCTGATTGTGCTCTCGATGTACTTCGTGGCCTCGGTCTTCTCGTGGGCCTCGGGCTGGCTGTTGAACAAGCTGGTCATGCGCGTGGTCTACAACCTGCGCAAGGACGTCGAGGACAAGCTCAACCGCTTGCCGTTGAACTACTTCGATACCCGCCAGCGCGGTGACGTGCTCTCGCGCGTGACCAACGACGTGGATAACATCCAGAACGCATTGCAGCAGGCATTGAGCCAGTTGGTGCAGTCCATCATGACGGTCATCGGCATTGTCATCATGATGTTCGTTGTCTCCTGGCAGATGGCACTGATCGCTCTGGTGGCGCTGCCGCTCTCCGGTGTTGCCGCCGGTGTGATCGGCTCCAGGGCGCAGAAGCTGTTCACCGCGCAGTGGAAGAACACCGGTGCGCTCAACGGCCAGATCGAGGAATCCTTCTCCGGCCACGAGCTGATGAAGGTCTTCGGCCGCGAAGATGACATGGTTGATCGCTTCACCGCTCGCAACGAAGAGCTGTACAAGGCCAGCTTCGGCGCGCAGTTCGTTTCCGGCATGATCATGCCAGTGATGAACTTCGTGTCCTACCTCTCCTACGTCGGCATCGCCGTTGTTGGAGGTTTGCGCGTTGCCTCGGGCGCGATGAGCCTTGGCGATGCCACGGCCTTCATCCAGTACTCGCGCGAGTTCACCCAGCCGCTGGGTCAGATCGCCGGCGTGGCCAATATGCTGCAGTCCGGTGTCGCCTCGGCCGAGCGGACCTTCGAGCTGCTGGATGCCGAAGAGCAGGATCCAGAAGATGCCCAGGCCACCTTGCCTGAGCGGACCGATGGCCACGTGTCCTTCCAGGACGTGTCCTTCTCCTACACCCCGGAGAAGCCGCTGATCGAGAACCTCTCCTTCGACGCGGATCCAGGTCATACGGTGGCAATTGTCGGCCCAACCGGTGCTGGCAAGACTACCTTGGTGAACCTGGTCATGCGCTTCTACGAGTTGAACTCGGGCAAGATCATGGTGGATAACCACGACATCACCCAGCTCTCGCGGGCTGATCTTCGTTCCAAGGTGGGCATGGTGCTCCAGGATGCGTGGCTGTTTGGCGGCACCATCATGGAGAACATCCGCTACGGACGACTGGATGCCACCGATGAGGAAGTCATCGAGGCGGCCAAGGCGACCTTCGTGGACCGCTTCGTGCGTGCCCTGCCAGATGGCTATGACACCATCATCGATGAAGAGGGCACCAACGTCTCTGCCGGTGAGAAGCAGCTGATCACGATTGCCCGCGCTTTTGTGGCCAACCCATCCTTGCTCATTCTTGATGAAGCGACTAGCTCGGTGGATACGCGTACCGAACTGTTGGTCCAGCAAGCGATGGCTGCCTTGCGCAGTGATCGCACAAGCTTCGTGATTGCCCACCGCCTGTCAACGATCCGTGACGCTGACACCATTTTGGTGATGGAAGCCGGAAAGATTGTGGAACAGGGAAACCATGAGCAGTTGCTCAAGACCCAGGGTGCGTACTACCGGTTGTACCAGTCGCAGTTCGCTGGTCCAGCTGAGGATGTGGATGCAAATCCTGATACCGCGGCAGTGCCTTCGGTAACTGCTGGTGCGCCGGTCGTTGCTGACGCGGCACCTGAAACCAAGGAAGAAACCGAGTAG